GCTCAGGCGCGCAAAGGCGAGACGGTGCTGGCCGACTTCGGGCCGGGTGGCTACTTCGGCGAAATGGCGGTCCTTCTCGAGGACACGCCGCGGACCGCCGATGTCGTCGCCACCAGCGACCTGACCTGTCTCGTGATCACTTCCTGGGATCTCCGAGCCTTCCTCACCACGCATCCGGACGTCGGGGCGCGGATGATGGGTGAGTTGCTCCGGCGTCTCCGCGACACCGACGCACTCCTGCTGGACTGACACCAGCGTGAGCGAGGATGCCTCAGCATCGTTGATCGTCGCCGGATGCCGCGGTTCCATCGGGGTCTCCGGCGAGCAGTACCGCCGGTACGGGGGGAACACGACCAGCCTGTACACCATGGTGGAACCCGATCACTATCTGGTGGTGGACGGGGGGACCGGGCTCCGTCGCCTGCAGCACTCGCTGACACCGGGCCCGAAGCGTTTCACGCTGCTGCTCACGCACTACCACTGGGATCACATCCAGGGGCTCCCCATGTTCGCTCCGTTCTTCGAAGCGGCCAACGAGTTCGTGGTGTACGGCATGGACTACGAGGGTTCGGGCCCGCAGGAGATCATCGACGGCATCATCTGCCCACCCTGGTGGCCGATCACTCTGGCCAAGGCGACCGCTCGGGTCGAGTATCGGACCATCGAAAGGTCGATCACCGTCGGCTCGGTGGTCGTCGACCCGATCGACCTCACTCACCCTCAGGATTCGATCGGATTCCGGCTCACCAAGGACCGGTCCATCGTCATCGCCACCGACCATGAGGCTGGCGATCCTGCGGTGGACGGCCGTCTGGTCGAGGCGGCGCGGGGGGCGCAGGTACTCATCCATGACGCGCAGTACACCCCCGACGAGTACCGGGCCATGCGGGTTGGGTGGGGGCACAGCGACTGGGAGAGTGCTACCAGGGCCGCACGGGAGGCCGGTGTCGAGCGTCTGATCCTCACCAGCCACGATCCCGATCGTTCCGACGACGGCATCGATGCCATCCGAGCCGCGGCTCGGACTCGCTTCCCGCGTACCGACGCCGCCTTCGAGGGGATGTCGATCCCGTTCTGAGAGGGCGCGGCAATAGGTCGCGTGTCCAATGAGGTTTCTGCTTGCCACAAGCAGAAACCTCATCCCGGAGCGAGCCATTGCCGCGCCCTCTGATCGCTACTCGTCGGGCGGGAGCCACCGCGGGTCGAACAGGCTCAGCGAGTTCCACAGCAGCCACCCGCCGCCGTTCTCCTCTGCGGCGCGGATGCTCTCCAGGACCTGCGCTGGCGACCAGGAAAACCCTTGGAGCCACGGCCGCATCAGGGTCCCGCCGACATTGCGCAGCGACGCCGATTCGAGTGCCTCGGACACCACCGTGTACGGGTGGTCGTTTGGTTCATCGAGGTTGAGCCACCCCCGTCCGTAGTGGCTCGGATACAGCATGCCGCTGAGGGCGTCTGCCGACATCGACAGCTCCTCGACCCGCTGCC
This genomic window from Acidimicrobiia bacterium contains:
- a CDS encoding cyclic nucleotide-binding domain-containing protein, encoding MSAADFLKKTALFGGLTDADVDNVLRTAKERSFPEGDLVIEEGATGRGFYLILSGTAQARKGETVLADFGPGGYFGEMAVLLEDTPRTADVVATSDLTCLVITSWDLRAFLTTHPDVGARMMGELLRRLRDTDALLLD
- a CDS encoding MBL fold metallo-hydrolase, which produces MSEDASASLIVAGCRGSIGVSGEQYRRYGGNTTSLYTMVEPDHYLVVDGGTGLRRLQHSLTPGPKRFTLLLTHYHWDHIQGLPMFAPFFEAANEFVVYGMDYEGSGPQEIIDGIICPPWWPITLAKATARVEYRTIERSITVGSVVVDPIDLTHPQDSIGFRLTKDRSIVIATDHEAGDPAVDGRLVEAARGAQVLIHDAQYTPDEYRAMRVGWGHSDWESATRAAREAGVERLILTSHDPDRSDDGIDAIRAAARTRFPRTDAAFEGMSIPF